A window of Exiguobacterium sp. FSL W8-0210 contains these coding sequences:
- the rpmI gene encoding 50S ribosomal protein L35 codes for MPKMKSHRGASKRFKRTASGKLKRGRAYTSHLFGNKSTKAKRKLRKASMVSTGDFKRIRHMIAK; via the coding sequence ATGCCTAAAATGAAATCGCACCGCGGTGCTTCTAAACGTTTCAAACGTACTGCTTCTGGCAAATTGAAACGTGGTCGTGCTTACACAAGCCACTTGTTCGGTAACAAATCAACAAAAGCGAAACGTAAATTACGTAAAGCTAGCATGGTATCTACGGGTGACTTCAAACGCATCCGTCACATGATCGCGAAGTAA
- a CDS encoding catalase, with protein sequence MTEKRLTTNQGVPIGDNQNSRTAGRRGPTLLEDYQLIEKMAHFDRERVPERVVHARGFGAHGVFTVKNSMKKYTKAAFLQEEGTEVPVFARFSTVIHGTHSPETLRDPRGFSVKFYTEEGNWDFVGNNLPVFFIRDAMKFPDMVHSLKPDPRTNIQDPDRYWDFMTLRPESTNMLMHLFTDEGIPASYRKMRGSSVHSFKWVNAHGNTVYVKLRWVPKAGIHNLSAEEATEIQGKDFNHASNDTFQAIEDGDYPEWDLFVQVLDPADVDQFDFDPLDATKDWFEDVIPFQHVGTMTLNKNVDNYFAETESVGFNPGVLIPGMLPSEDKLLQGRLFSYSDTQRYRIGTNYQQLPINCPFAQVNNYQRDGAMPVGQQTSPVNYEPNRYQEEPKETPEYTEENQPLLDDKHGRLEIEKTNNFGQAGEVYRRLTEEEQAALLKNLVNDLEQVRHENTVLLAICNFYRADASLGQKLSEALQVDIEPFLQQMRS encoded by the coding sequence ATGACTGAAAAACGATTAACGACCAATCAAGGTGTACCAATCGGAGACAACCAGAATTCACGTACGGCTGGACGTCGCGGACCAACGTTATTAGAAGACTATCAATTAATTGAAAAGATGGCCCATTTCGACCGGGAACGTGTACCTGAGCGTGTCGTACACGCTCGTGGATTCGGTGCTCACGGTGTCTTCACTGTCAAAAACTCAATGAAAAAGTACACGAAAGCTGCGTTTTTACAAGAAGAAGGGACAGAAGTTCCTGTTTTCGCCCGTTTCTCGACTGTTATTCACGGCACGCATTCTCCAGAGACACTCCGCGATCCACGTGGATTCTCTGTCAAGTTCTATACAGAAGAAGGAAACTGGGATTTCGTCGGGAACAACCTTCCTGTCTTCTTCATTCGTGACGCTATGAAGTTCCCGGATATGGTCCATTCACTTAAACCAGATCCACGCACGAATATTCAAGATCCCGACCGTTACTGGGACTTCATGACACTTCGTCCGGAATCGACGAACATGCTCATGCATCTCTTTACGGATGAAGGGATTCCTGCAAGTTACCGTAAAATGCGTGGTTCTTCCGTCCATTCATTCAAATGGGTGAACGCTCATGGCAATACGGTTTACGTCAAACTACGCTGGGTACCGAAAGCTGGCATTCATAATCTCTCAGCAGAAGAAGCGACAGAGATTCAAGGAAAAGACTTCAACCATGCTTCAAACGATACGTTCCAAGCGATTGAAGATGGCGATTACCCGGAATGGGATCTGTTCGTACAGGTACTCGATCCGGCTGACGTCGATCAGTTCGATTTCGATCCGCTCGACGCGACAAAAGACTGGTTTGAAGATGTCATCCCGTTCCAACACGTCGGTACGATGACATTAAACAAAAACGTCGATAACTACTTCGCTGAAACGGAATCTGTCGGATTCAACCCAGGTGTCTTGATTCCAGGGATGTTGCCATCTGAAGATAAGTTGTTACAAGGTCGCTTGTTCTCTTACTCGGACACACAACGCTACCGTATCGGAACGAACTACCAACAACTTCCGATCAACTGTCCGTTCGCACAAGTGAACAACTACCAGCGTGATGGTGCAATGCCAGTCGGTCAGCAAACGAGTCCGGTGAACTACGAACCAAACCGTTATCAAGAAGAACCAAAAGAAACACCAGAGTATACGGAAGAAAACCAACCGCTGCTTGATGATAAACACGGTCGTCTCGAAATCGAGAAGACGAACAACTTCGGTCAAGCCGGCGAAGTATACCGTCGTCTGACAGAGGAAGAACAAGCCGCTCTTCTGAAGAACCTCGTCAATGATCTCGAGCAAGTTCGTCATGAGAATACGGTCTTGCTCGCAATCTGTAACTTCTACCGTGCTGATGCTTCACTCGGTCAGAAACTATCAGAAGCGCTTCAAGTCGATATCGAACCGTTCTTGCAACAAATGCGTTCATAA
- the rplT gene encoding 50S ribosomal protein L20 produces the protein MPRVKGGYTTRQRRKKQLKLAKGYYGSKHTLFKVAKQQVMKSLMYAYRDRRQKKRDFRRLWITRINAAARINGLSYSRMMHGLKLAGIDVNRKMLADLAVTDATAFASLADTAKAKLNA, from the coding sequence ATGCCACGCGTAAAAGGCGGATATACGACTCGTCAACGTCGTAAAAAACAACTCAAATTAGCTAAGGGCTACTACGGCTCGAAACATACACTCTTCAAGGTTGCGAAACAGCAAGTCATGAAATCTCTCATGTACGCTTACCGTGACCGTCGTCAAAAGAAACGTGACTTCCGTCGCCTCTGGATCACTCGGATCAATGCGGCAGCACGTATCAACGGTCTTTCTTACAGCCGCATGATGCATGGTCTTAAATTAGCAGGTATCGACGTTAACCGTAAGATGCTCGCTGACCTCGCAGTTACAGATGCAACTGCATTTGCTTCACTTGCTGACACAGCAAAAGCAAAATTGAACGCTTAA
- the infC gene encoding translation initiation factor IF-3: protein MEVLTISKDLLINESIRAREVRLIGADGAQLGVQSRNEALRLAEEAELDLVMVAPQATPPVCKIMDYGKYRFEMQKKDKETRKNQKVIQMKEVRLSPTIEENDFQTKFRNAKKFLENGNKVKASIRFRGRAITHSEIGRRVLERLATDLSEFGVVEQRPKMEGRSMFLVLAPKKED, encoded by the coding sequence ATGGAGGTGCTAACCATTAGCAAAGATCTGTTAATCAATGAAAGCATCCGTGCCCGGGAAGTTCGTCTTATCGGAGCGGATGGTGCTCAACTAGGTGTCCAATCACGCAACGAAGCGCTACGTCTCGCAGAGGAAGCGGAACTTGACCTCGTCATGGTCGCTCCACAAGCGACACCGCCAGTTTGTAAGATCATGGACTACGGTAAATACCGTTTCGAGATGCAAAAGAAGGACAAAGAAACTCGGAAGAATCAGAAAGTGATTCAGATGAAAGAAGTTCGTCTTAGCCCGACGATCGAGGAGAACGACTTCCAAACGAAATTCCGTAATGCGAAGAAATTCTTGGAGAATGGTAACAAAGTGAAAGCGAGTATTCGTTTCCGCGGTCGTGCCATCACTCACTCGGAAATCGGTAGACGCGTTCTCGAACGCCTCGCAACGGATTTAAGTGAGTTCGGTGTTGTGGAACAGAGACCGAAGATGGAAGGACGCAGCATGTTCCTCGTGCTTGCTCCTAAGAAAGAAGACTAA
- the pheS gene encoding phenylalanine--tRNA ligase subunit alpha yields MREQLEALRDEALTLVDQATTQKDLNDVRVKYLGKKGPITEVLRGMGKLSAEERPVVGEIANTVRQAIQEQLEQRLTAVKQQEMDAKLAAEAIDVTLPGRPKKVGHAHLLQQVTDEIEDIFVGLGYTIAEGPEVEQDLFNFEMLNLPKDHPARDMQDSFYITEEILMRTHTSPVQARTMLASKGEPIRILCPGKVYRRDEDDATHSHQFMQVEGLVVGESISMADLKGTLEAFAKQMFGEAREVRLRPSFFPFTEPSVEVDVSCFKCGGKGCNICKQTGWIEILGAGMVHPHVLEMAEYDSTKMSGFAFGMGIERIAMLKYGVDDIRHFYTNDVRFSEQF; encoded by the coding sequence ATGCGCGAGCAATTAGAAGCATTACGCGATGAAGCGTTGACATTAGTCGATCAGGCAACAACACAAAAAGATCTCAATGATGTCCGAGTCAAGTATCTCGGGAAAAAGGGACCAATCACAGAAGTATTACGAGGAATGGGAAAGTTATCAGCGGAAGAACGACCAGTCGTCGGTGAGATCGCAAATACAGTTCGTCAAGCGATCCAAGAGCAATTGGAACAACGTCTGACAGCTGTCAAACAACAAGAAATGGATGCGAAACTGGCAGCGGAAGCAATTGACGTCACGTTACCAGGACGTCCGAAAAAGGTCGGTCATGCGCATCTCTTGCAACAGGTGACGGATGAGATCGAAGACATCTTCGTCGGACTCGGTTATACGATTGCCGAAGGTCCAGAAGTCGAGCAAGATCTTTTCAACTTCGAGATGTTAAATTTACCGAAGGATCACCCGGCACGTGATATGCAAGACTCGTTCTATATTACGGAAGAAATTTTGATGCGAACGCATACGTCACCGGTCCAAGCACGGACGATGCTCGCTTCTAAAGGTGAACCGATCCGCATTCTCTGCCCAGGTAAAGTCTATCGTCGAGACGAAGATGATGCGACGCATTCGCACCAATTCATGCAAGTCGAAGGACTCGTCGTCGGAGAATCGATTTCGATGGCAGATTTAAAAGGAACGCTTGAAGCCTTCGCGAAGCAGATGTTCGGTGAAGCACGTGAAGTCCGCTTACGCCCAAGTTTCTTCCCGTTCACGGAGCCGTCCGTCGAAGTCGACGTCTCGTGCTTCAAATGTGGCGGTAAAGGATGCAACATCTGTAAACAGACGGGATGGATTGAAATTCTGGGCGCTGGAATGGTTCATCCTCACGTTCTCGAAATGGCCGAATATGATAGCACGAAAATGTCAGGTTTCGCATTCGGAATGGGTATCGAACGGATTGCCATGTTGAAATACGGTGTCGATGATATTCGCCACTTCTATACGAATGACGTTCGCTTCAGCGAACAGTTTTAA
- a CDS encoding dUTP diphosphatase, translating into MDWLTLFEMQEQLDKRIQSEHQLTGNQFDERLLALLVELGELANETRCFKFWSKKGPSAQVTILEEYVDGVHFLLSLGLALEYKKSHFTEGDFYLTATDAFLDVYNKTNVFAISRTEQSYDVLIGAYLALGATLGFTQDMIFKAYISKNEANHVRQDNGY; encoded by the coding sequence ATGGATTGGTTGACACTTTTTGAGATGCAAGAACAGTTGGATAAACGGATTCAGTCAGAACATCAATTGACAGGCAATCAATTCGACGAGCGTCTGCTTGCCTTATTGGTCGAACTCGGTGAACTTGCGAACGAGACACGTTGCTTTAAGTTCTGGTCGAAGAAGGGACCATCCGCTCAAGTCACAATTCTTGAGGAATATGTCGATGGCGTCCATTTTCTACTCTCACTAGGTCTAGCGCTTGAGTACAAGAAGAGTCATTTTACAGAAGGTGACTTCTATTTGACAGCAACAGATGCTTTTTTAGACGTCTATAACAAAACGAACGTCTTTGCGATTTCGCGGACGGAACAAAGTTATGATGTTCTAATTGGTGCATACCTTGCATTAGGTGCTACACTAGGCTTTACACAGGATATGATTTTCAAGGCTTATATTTCTAAAAATGAAGCAAACCATGTGCGACAAGACAACGGTTACTAA
- a CDS encoding TrmH family RNA methyltransferase, whose product MSKRSTRGNKTMKHIASAKNEIVKQWKKLLTKKGRLQTNRFLIEGEHLIEEAVRAGIVKELIVRESYQVPGSWKRNADVFTIDEAVIKVLAETETSQGIFAVCEMKQASAQLERGRYLLLDRLQDPGNVGTMIRTADAAGFDGVVVGPGTVDVYNGKVIRATQGSLFHLPVISMPLEEAVNALHEQGIAVIGTALEGATSYQGIAPMDALGLIIGNEAQGVAPELLSYCDERAYIPIRGKAESLNAAVAAGILLYHFASVD is encoded by the coding sequence CTGTCCAAGCGATCTACGAGGGGTAATAAAACAATGAAGCACATCGCATCAGCAAAGAACGAAATCGTTAAACAATGGAAAAAACTCTTAACGAAAAAAGGACGTCTGCAGACGAACCGTTTCTTGATTGAAGGAGAACATCTGATTGAAGAAGCTGTTCGCGCCGGAATCGTCAAGGAATTGATCGTGCGTGAATCGTACCAAGTACCCGGTTCTTGGAAACGAAATGCCGATGTCTTTACGATCGATGAAGCCGTCATCAAAGTACTGGCTGAGACGGAAACGTCGCAAGGCATCTTCGCTGTCTGTGAGATGAAACAAGCTTCGGCACAATTAGAGCGAGGACGCTATCTGCTCCTCGATCGTCTGCAAGATCCAGGGAACGTCGGGACGATGATTCGGACAGCAGACGCAGCTGGATTCGATGGGGTCGTCGTCGGACCAGGAACAGTTGACGTCTATAACGGAAAAGTCATCCGTGCGACGCAAGGATCGCTGTTCCACCTACCGGTTATCTCCATGCCGCTTGAAGAGGCAGTCAATGCCTTGCACGAACAAGGAATTGCGGTAATCGGCACGGCGTTAGAAGGGGCGACGTCTTATCAAGGGATCGCACCGATGGACGCACTCGGTTTAATCATCGGGAATGAAGCACAAGGCGTTGCGCCAGAGTTGCTCTCGTACTGTGATGAGCGTGCTTACATCCCGATTCGTGGTAAAGCGGAGTCATTGAATGCGGCAGTAGCGGCTGGCATTTTGCTCTATCATTTTGCAAGCGTGGATTGA
- a CDS encoding M42 family metallopeptidase, with translation MNEQLHMLKRLTDATGVPGNEKEVRSLMREYLEPHAEAFHQDGLGSLFAEHKGAGEDAPRVLIAGHMDEVGFMVTKIDEKGFLRFQPLGGWWGQVLLAQRMNIVTSSGEVIPGVIGAKPPHVLPPEARNKPVDIKDMFIDIGASSKEEVDGWGIRPGDTVVPHCEFTVMKNENFLMAKAWDNRIGCAIAIEAIKRLKADGHPNTIFAGATVQEEVGLRGAQTVAHLLKPSIAFAVDTGIPGDTPGMTDREALSKLGEGVQVIMFDASMIAHRGLIDFVTKVATEENIKYQLDLTPGGGTDAAKFHLSNTGVPSLALTVPIRYLHTNVSIMHKADFEAAVDLVVAVTKRLDAETVQAIYEG, from the coding sequence ATGAATGAACAATTACATATGCTAAAACGTCTCACGGACGCAACAGGTGTACCGGGAAACGAAAAAGAAGTCCGGAGCCTCATGCGTGAATATCTAGAACCTCATGCAGAAGCATTCCACCAGGATGGTCTCGGTAGTCTCTTTGCTGAACATAAAGGCGCAGGCGAAGATGCACCACGTGTATTGATTGCGGGTCACATGGATGAAGTCGGATTCATGGTCACGAAGATTGATGAAAAAGGATTCCTTCGTTTCCAACCACTCGGCGGTTGGTGGGGACAGGTCCTCTTGGCACAGCGTATGAATATTGTGACGTCATCTGGTGAAGTCATTCCAGGTGTAATCGGTGCAAAACCACCTCATGTTTTACCACCGGAAGCGCGCAATAAGCCGGTCGACATTAAAGACATGTTCATCGATATCGGTGCTTCATCAAAAGAAGAAGTCGATGGTTGGGGAATTCGTCCGGGTGATACGGTCGTTCCACATTGCGAATTTACTGTGATGAAAAATGAGAACTTCTTGATGGCAAAAGCGTGGGACAACCGGATTGGTTGTGCCATCGCAATCGAAGCAATCAAACGCTTAAAAGCAGACGGACATCCGAACACGATTTTCGCAGGAGCGACTGTTCAGGAAGAAGTCGGATTACGTGGGGCTCAAACTGTCGCACACCTGCTTAAACCATCAATCGCCTTTGCTGTCGATACAGGTATCCCGGGTGATACACCAGGAATGACCGATCGTGAGGCATTGTCGAAATTAGGTGAAGGCGTTCAAGTCATCATGTTCGATGCGTCGATGATCGCACATCGTGGATTGATCGATTTCGTGACGAAAGTCGCAACAGAAGAAAATATCAAGTATCAACTGGACTTAACACCAGGTGGCGGAACGGATGCAGCGAAGTTCCACTTATCGAATACAGGTGTTCCATCACTTGCATTGACTGTACCGATCCGTTACTTGCATACGAATGTCTCAATCATGCATAAAGCCGATTTCGAAGCAGCCGTCGATCTAGTCGTTGCTGTGACAAAACGTTTAGATGCGGAGACTGTCCAAGCGATCTACGAGGGGTAA
- the pheT gene encoding phenylalanine--tRNA ligase subunit beta, which yields MLVSKQWLNEYVDVSHTSGQDLADLITKSGIEVEGVDVRDEALNNIVVGRVLTKEKHPEADKLNVTTVDIGQDEPVQIVCGAPNVEAGQDVIVARVGARLPGIKIKRAKLRGVVSEGMICSLEELGFEKKYIREDEQDGIHTFREPVTPGQDVLELLGLRDEILELGLTPNRSDCLSMYGVAYEVAALYDTTPTFPVVEVNEAETAMAVDVTLDSEDCRFYAAREIQGVTIQESPTWLKNRLIANGIRPINNVVDVTNFVLLETGQPLHSFDAEKLGKRIVVRQAHAGESFTTLDEVERTLDSSMLVITDGEHPVALAGVMGGANTEVDENTTSIILESAYFAPISVRKTSRVLGLRSDSSARFEKGVDPRRVLLALDRAATLIAELSGGAVQAGVAQAGTLELDDHLIEASVSYINHRLGMEIEGTVMQTLLERLGLGVELSGDALTVSVPTRRQDLKIPADLAEEVARLYGYDALTSSLPSEASRGFLPKRNIHRRHLRRTLQGAGLSQAITYSLTSEQRAMQFNEREDLHPVKLAMPISEARSTLRTSLIPGLLEVAQHNVARQHADVAFYELGSVYLQRDASLETLPIEQEMIGGVAVGVSEQHRAHGTLVKTDFFVMKGIVETLASASGVTLTFEAASIPSMHPGRTARVLFDGEAIGFVGQVHPGLSKEQYGLKEVYVFELEAMALRSKEEQVYSEISRFPSMTRDLAIVVERSVTAQSIIDVMTEAAGPLLQTIELFDVYTGENVGEHKKSFAFSLRYQNKERTLVDEEITTAQQRVVDAVKETFNAELRA from the coding sequence ATGTTAGTCTCAAAACAATGGTTGAACGAATATGTGGATGTCAGTCACACATCAGGACAAGATTTGGCTGATTTGATTACAAAGAGCGGAATTGAAGTCGAAGGCGTTGATGTCCGGGATGAAGCGTTAAACAACATCGTTGTCGGACGTGTGTTAACGAAAGAAAAACACCCAGAAGCAGATAAATTGAACGTCACGACGGTCGATATCGGACAAGACGAACCGGTCCAAATCGTATGTGGTGCACCGAACGTCGAAGCCGGACAAGATGTCATCGTCGCGCGCGTCGGAGCTCGCCTGCCAGGTATTAAAATCAAACGTGCCAAATTGCGCGGTGTCGTCTCGGAAGGGATGATCTGTTCACTCGAAGAACTCGGATTCGAAAAGAAATATATCCGAGAAGATGAGCAGGACGGAATCCATACGTTCCGTGAACCAGTCACACCAGGACAAGACGTTTTGGAGTTACTCGGTCTACGTGATGAAATCCTCGAGCTTGGATTAACGCCGAACCGTTCGGACTGCCTCAGCATGTATGGTGTCGCATACGAAGTGGCGGCGCTTTACGATACGACACCGACTTTCCCGGTCGTTGAAGTCAACGAAGCAGAAACTGCGATGGCAGTCGACGTGACGCTTGATTCAGAGGACTGCCGGTTCTACGCGGCACGAGAAATTCAAGGCGTGACGATTCAAGAGTCACCGACTTGGTTAAAAAACCGCTTGATTGCGAACGGCATTCGTCCGATCAACAACGTCGTCGACGTTACGAACTTCGTCTTACTTGAGACAGGTCAACCGCTTCATTCATTTGATGCTGAAAAACTCGGAAAACGGATCGTCGTGCGTCAAGCGCACGCAGGAGAGTCGTTCACGACGCTCGACGAAGTAGAGCGGACGCTCGATTCTTCGATGCTGGTCATCACTGACGGTGAACACCCGGTCGCGCTTGCTGGTGTCATGGGTGGAGCGAATACCGAAGTCGATGAAAACACGACATCGATCATTTTAGAATCAGCTTACTTCGCACCGATTTCCGTCCGGAAGACGAGCCGTGTTCTTGGACTTCGCTCGGACTCGAGTGCTCGTTTCGAAAAGGGCGTCGATCCACGTCGTGTCTTGTTAGCACTCGATCGTGCTGCAACTTTGATTGCTGAACTCTCGGGTGGAGCGGTTCAGGCTGGTGTCGCTCAAGCAGGAACGCTCGAGCTTGACGATCACTTGATTGAAGCGAGTGTCTCGTACATCAATCACCGTCTTGGTATGGAGATTGAAGGAACGGTCATGCAAACGTTACTCGAACGTCTTGGTCTCGGTGTTGAATTATCGGGGGATGCCTTGACGGTCAGCGTACCGACTCGCCGCCAAGATTTGAAAATTCCAGCTGATTTAGCGGAAGAAGTGGCACGTCTCTATGGATATGATGCCCTGACTTCAAGCTTACCGTCTGAAGCGAGCCGTGGTTTCTTACCAAAACGAAACATCCACCGTCGTCATTTACGCCGGACACTGCAGGGAGCAGGTCTTTCGCAAGCGATCACGTATTCATTGACGAGCGAACAACGCGCGATGCAATTCAATGAACGGGAAGATTTGCATCCGGTTAAACTGGCGATGCCAATCAGTGAAGCACGTTCGACACTGCGGACGTCCCTCATTCCGGGACTCCTTGAAGTCGCACAACATAACGTCGCACGACAGCATGCCGATGTTGCGTTTTATGAACTCGGCAGTGTTTATCTGCAACGGGATGCGTCACTTGAGACACTTCCGATCGAACAAGAAATGATCGGCGGCGTCGCAGTCGGTGTCTCAGAACAACACCGGGCCCATGGCACACTTGTCAAAACAGATTTCTTCGTCATGAAAGGAATCGTCGAGACACTCGCATCTGCGTCTGGTGTCACGTTGACGTTCGAAGCAGCGAGCATTCCATCGATGCACCCAGGACGGACGGCGCGCGTTCTGTTTGACGGAGAAGCAATTGGATTCGTCGGTCAAGTGCATCCTGGTCTGTCAAAAGAACAGTATGGTCTAAAAGAAGTGTACGTCTTCGAATTAGAGGCGATGGCACTGCGTTCGAAAGAGGAACAGGTCTACTCGGAAATCTCACGTTTCCCATCGATGACACGTGACTTAGCAATCGTCGTCGAGCGATCAGTGACGGCGCAATCCATCATCGATGTCATGACGGAAGCAGCCGGTCCACTTTTACAGACGATCGAATTGTTCGATGTCTATACGGGTGAGAACGTTGGAGAACATAAAAAATCGTTCGCCTTCTCCCTTCGTTATCAAAACAAAGAACGGACGTTAGTCGATGAAGAAATCACGACAGCGCAACAGCGAGTCGTAGATGCAGTGAAAGAAACGTTCAATGCGGAACTTCGCGCATAA
- a CDS encoding right-handed parallel beta-helix repeat-containing protein: MTLKRTLTVTLAASLLFMGTSAEQPKAATTKKTYYIDPATKPIDPLIRKYTTYNAKTRNHYTMRSYLERLEKEGGGTLVLKKGTYLSPLRVGIPSNTTVILEDGVIIKKTSETGTSKISATTSVFDLVAPSVLRLNKKMSKYNGTKNARIIGKGNAQIDLNGFSRGSAFAIAHNQNLYIGGITVRNQKGSHAMELDATKNATIENMKFVDATMIANTGPNESINLDTPDPITKGFPWKWSAQDGTPNSDITIRNNVFSNINVAIGTHQYTENRLHTNIRIENNLIEKTKDYAISMMNWKNPTVINNTIRDVHRADGKAMTILGRGIIGGTIRYNTFENADRAIQMQPFQSDGYAPIYNSFTETEKQYMQQNTAKDVQLNRIVLFTKLNEYTYATAERYDFVPY; this comes from the coding sequence ATGACATTGAAACGAACACTGACAGTAACGCTTGCTGCTTCCCTCTTGTTCATGGGAACTTCAGCTGAACAGCCCAAAGCAGCGACAACTAAAAAGACGTATTATATTGATCCTGCAACAAAGCCTATTGATCCCTTGATTCGAAAATACACGACGTATAATGCGAAAACCCGGAATCATTATACGATGCGTTCTTATTTAGAAAGACTTGAAAAAGAAGGGGGAGGCACGCTTGTTCTAAAAAAAGGAACGTATCTATCTCCACTGCGTGTCGGAATCCCATCGAACACGACGGTCATTTTAGAAGACGGAGTCATCATCAAAAAGACATCTGAAACGGGGACGTCGAAAATCAGTGCGACAACGAGTGTCTTTGATTTAGTAGCACCGTCTGTGTTACGGCTGAATAAAAAAATGTCGAAATACAATGGTACGAAAAATGCGCGGATCATCGGAAAAGGAAACGCACAAATCGACTTAAACGGCTTTTCGCGAGGATCTGCCTTTGCGATTGCACACAACCAAAATTTATATATCGGTGGCATCACAGTGCGTAATCAAAAAGGATCACATGCGATGGAGTTAGACGCGACGAAAAACGCGACGATTGAAAATATGAAGTTCGTGGATGCGACAATGATAGCGAATACAGGACCAAATGAATCGATTAACTTAGATACACCGGATCCAATCACGAAAGGTTTTCCGTGGAAGTGGTCTGCTCAAGATGGTACACCAAATTCGGATATCACGATTCGAAACAATGTTTTTTCTAACATCAACGTCGCCATTGGCACACATCAATATACAGAGAATCGTTTACACACGAATATCCGGATTGAAAATAACTTGATCGAAAAGACGAAGGATTATGCCATTTCGATGATGAACTGGAAAAATCCGACCGTCATCAACAATACGATTCGAGATGTACACCGGGCAGACGGAAAAGCAATGACGATTTTAGGGCGAGGCATCATCGGTGGGACGATTCGCTATAATACATTCGAAAACGCCGATCGTGCGATTCAAATGCAACCGTTTCAAAGCGATGGATATGCACCAATTTATAACTCATTTACGGAAACAGAAAAACAGTACATGCAACAAAATACTGCCAAAGATGTTCAATTAAATAGAATCGTCTTATTTACGAAACTAAACGAATATACGTATGCAACAGCTGAACGATATGACTTTGTTCCGTACTAA